One segment of Streptomyces sp. NBC_00576 DNA contains the following:
- a CDS encoding YdeI/OmpD-associated family protein, protein MATPTPPDNQTDQDPTDQPAEVLDGVPVEPFADAPALDAWLAAYSAAQAAGLWVKVAKKGSGLASVTAAEVNDMALCHGWITGQRRSLDAAHFLQKITPRRRGSVWSMVNVRRVPELVAAGLMRPGGLAEIDAAKADGRWEAAYESQRNASVPDDLVAALERDPRAKAAFEALGRTDQYQVVLPVLKARTPDIRAARLAAAVAGLTEAPASPANP, encoded by the coding sequence ATGGCCACCCCAACCCCACCCGACAACCAAACGGACCAGGACCCCACGGACCAGCCCGCCGAAGTCCTCGACGGCGTACCGGTCGAGCCCTTCGCCGACGCCCCCGCCCTCGACGCCTGGCTCGCCGCCTACTCGGCAGCCCAGGCCGCCGGCCTGTGGGTGAAAGTCGCCAAGAAGGGCTCCGGTCTGGCCTCCGTCACCGCCGCCGAGGTCAATGACATGGCCCTCTGCCATGGGTGGATCACCGGTCAGCGCAGGAGCCTCGACGCCGCCCACTTCCTTCAGAAGATCACCCCGCGTCGGCGGGGCAGTGTGTGGTCGATGGTCAACGTACGGAGGGTGCCGGAGTTGGTGGCGGCCGGCCTGATGCGGCCCGGCGGCCTCGCGGAGATCGACGCGGCCAAGGCGGACGGACGGTGGGAGGCGGCGTACGAGTCCCAGCGCAACGCCTCCGTCCCGGACGACCTCGTTGCCGCGCTGGAGCGCGACCCTCGTGCCAAGGCGGCCTTCGAGGCGCTCGGCAGGACGGATCAGTACCAGGTCGTCCTGCCGGTGCTGAAGGCCCGCACGCCGGACATCCGGGCCGCACGCCTCGCGGCAGCCGTCGCCGGGTTGACGGAAGCGCCGGCAAGTCCGGCAAATCCTTGA
- a CDS encoding acyl-CoA carboxylase subunit beta, whose protein sequence is MTVLDEAQGEFAGEPTGEPTDARGRVAELHEIRAQALAGPSEKATEAQHAKGKLTARERIDLLLDPDSFNEVEQLRRHRATGFGLEAKKPFTDGVITGWGTVEGRTVFVYAHDFRIFGGALGEAHATKIHKIMDMAIAAGAPLVSLNDGAGARIQEGVSALAGYGGIFQRNTRASGVIPQISVMLGPCAGGAAYSPALTDFVFMVRETSQMFITGPDVVKAVTGEEITQNGLGGADVHAETSGVAHFAYDDEETCIAEVRYLLAMLPQNNRENPPRVESEDPADRRSDILLDLVPADGNRPYDMAKVIEEIVDDGDYLEIHERWARNIICALGRLDGRVVGIVANQPQSLAGVLDIEASEKAARFVQMCDAFNIPIVTLLDVPGFLPGVDQEHGGIIRHGAKLLYAYCNATVPRISLILRKAYGGAYIVMDSQSIGADLTYAWPTNEIAVMGAEGAANVIFRRQIADAEDSEAMRARMVKEYKSELMHPYYAAERGLVDDVIDPAETRSVLIRSLAMLHTKHADLPSRKHGNPPQ, encoded by the coding sequence ATGACCGTTTTGGATGAGGCGCAGGGTGAGTTCGCGGGCGAGCCGACGGGGGAGCCGACGGACGCACGCGGGCGCGTGGCCGAGCTGCACGAGATCCGTGCACAGGCCCTGGCCGGCCCCAGCGAGAAGGCCACCGAGGCGCAGCACGCCAAGGGCAAGCTGACCGCCCGGGAGCGCATCGACCTGCTCCTCGACCCGGACTCCTTCAATGAGGTCGAGCAACTGCGCCGGCACCGCGCGACCGGCTTCGGCCTGGAGGCCAAGAAGCCGTTCACGGACGGTGTGATCACCGGCTGGGGCACGGTGGAGGGTCGTACGGTCTTCGTGTACGCCCATGACTTCCGTATCTTCGGCGGCGCGCTGGGCGAGGCCCACGCCACGAAGATCCACAAGATCATGGACATGGCCATCGCGGCCGGGGCGCCGCTGGTGTCGCTCAACGACGGCGCCGGTGCCCGTATCCAGGAGGGCGTCAGTGCCCTCGCCGGGTACGGCGGCATCTTCCAGCGCAACACCAGGGCCTCCGGCGTCATCCCGCAGATCAGCGTGATGCTCGGCCCGTGCGCGGGCGGCGCGGCCTACAGCCCCGCCCTGACCGACTTCGTCTTCATGGTCCGCGAGACCTCGCAGATGTTCATCACGGGACCGGACGTCGTCAAGGCGGTCACCGGCGAGGAGATCACCCAGAACGGCCTCGGCGGCGCCGACGTGCACGCCGAGACGAGCGGCGTGGCGCACTTCGCGTACGACGACGAGGAGACCTGCATCGCCGAGGTTCGCTACCTCCTCGCGATGCTTCCGCAGAACAACCGCGAGAACCCGCCGCGCGTCGAGTCCGAGGACCCCGCGGACCGGCGCAGCGACATTCTGCTGGACCTCGTTCCGGCCGACGGCAACAGGCCGTACGACATGGCCAAGGTCATCGAGGAGATCGTCGACGACGGCGACTACCTTGAGATCCACGAGCGTTGGGCCCGCAACATCATCTGCGCGCTCGGCCGCCTCGACGGCCGGGTCGTCGGCATCGTCGCCAACCAGCCGCAGAGTCTTGCCGGGGTCCTGGACATCGAGGCATCGGAAAAAGCTGCACGTTTTGTCCAGATGTGCGACGCTTTTAACATCCCGATCGTCACGCTGCTGGATGTCCCCGGCTTCCTGCCGGGCGTCGACCAGGAGCACGGCGGAATCATCCGGCACGGCGCGAAGCTGCTGTACGCCTACTGCAACGCGACCGTTCCGAGGATCTCGCTGATCCTGCGCAAGGCGTACGGAGGCGCGTACATCGTCATGGACAGCCAGTCCATCGGCGCCGACCTCACCTACGCCTGGCCGACGAACGAGATCGCCGTGATGGGCGCAGAAGGTGCCGCCAACGTCATCTTCCGCCGCCAGATCGCGGATGCCGAGGACTCCGAGGCGATGAGGGCTCGGATGGTCAAGGAGTACAAGTCCGAGCTGATGCACCCCTACTACGCCGCCGAGCGCGGTCTGGTCGACGACGTCATCGACCCGGCCGAGACGCGTTCGGTGCTCATCAGGTCGCTCGCGATGCTGCACACCAAGCACGCCGACCTGCCCTCGCGAAAGCACGGCAACCCCCCGCAGTGA
- a CDS encoding YceI family protein translates to MSIFGRKNAAASDAPTSSVATAVAPERAALTGDYTIDPSHTTIGFVARHAMVTNVKGSFQEFEGTLHLDGTDPTASTASLDIKMDSIETGSADRDGHLKSADFFRTDEFPAMTFRSTGAESLGGDDYRITGDLEILGTTKQISIDLEFNGAAKDPFGNERVGFEGKAEILRSEWGLTWNAALETGGVLVSDKIKLNFDISAIRNA, encoded by the coding sequence ATGAGCATCTTCGGCCGCAAGAACGCCGCTGCCAGCGACGCCCCCACCTCGTCCGTGGCGACCGCGGTTGCCCCCGAGCGCGCCGCGCTGACCGGTGACTACACGATCGACCCGTCCCACACGACGATCGGCTTCGTCGCCCGGCACGCCATGGTGACGAACGTCAAGGGCAGCTTCCAGGAGTTCGAGGGCACCCTGCACCTCGACGGCACCGACCCCACCGCCTCAACGGCGTCCCTCGACATCAAGATGGACAGCATCGAGACGGGCTCCGCCGACCGCGACGGCCACCTGAAGAGCGCGGACTTCTTCCGGACGGACGAGTTCCCGGCGATGACGTTCCGCTCCACCGGGGCGGAGTCCCTGGGCGGCGACGACTACCGCATCACCGGCGATCTGGAGATCCTCGGCACGACGAAGCAGATCTCCATCGACCTGGAGTTCAACGGCGCGGCGAAGGACCCGTTCGGCAACGAGCGCGTGGGCTTCGAGGGCAAGGCGGAGATCCTGCGCTCGGAGTGGGGCCTGACGTGGAATGCAGCGCTGGAGACGGGCGGGGTGCTGGTGTCGGACAAGATCAAGCTGAACTTCGACATCTCGGCCATCAGGAACGCGTGA